The Streptomyces sp. Je 1-332 genome has a window encoding:
- a CDS encoding TIGR03936 family radical SAM-associated protein — MQRIRLRYTKRGRLRFTSHRDFQRAFERALRRAEVPMAYSAGFTPHPKVSYANAAPTGTGSEAEYLEIALTEPRDPDKLRELLDESMPSGLDIIDAVESRTSGLADRLTASVWELRLTGVEPADAERAAEAFRAATSVEVQRRAKNGMRTFDAREAVVSLEALAADEALGPDADRPTDQPCAILRLVVRHVTPAVRPDDVLSGLRAVADLAPPVPAAVTRLAQGLLDDETGTVTDPLAPDREAATTPLEHDGADAAAAKVPATEGPV; from the coding sequence GTGCAGCGCATCCGCCTGCGCTACACCAAGCGCGGCCGCCTCCGGTTCACCAGCCACCGTGACTTCCAGCGCGCCTTCGAGCGGGCGCTGCGCCGCGCCGAGGTGCCCATGGCGTACTCGGCGGGGTTCACCCCGCACCCGAAGGTGTCGTACGCCAATGCCGCACCCACCGGCACCGGCAGCGAGGCCGAGTACCTGGAGATCGCGCTCACCGAGCCGCGTGACCCCGACAAGCTGCGCGAGCTGCTCGACGAGTCGATGCCCAGCGGCCTCGACATCATCGACGCCGTCGAGTCCCGCACCTCGGGCCTCGCCGACCGGCTCACCGCGTCCGTCTGGGAGCTGCGCCTGACCGGCGTCGAGCCCGCGGACGCGGAGCGTGCCGCCGAGGCCTTCCGGGCCGCTACGAGCGTCGAGGTCCAGCGCCGTGCGAAGAACGGCATGCGGACCTTCGACGCCCGCGAGGCCGTCGTGAGCCTTGAGGCGCTCGCCGCCGACGAGGCGCTCGGTCCCGACGCTGATAGGCCGACCGACCAGCCCTGTGCGATACTGCGGCTGGTTGTTCGGCACGTGACACCTGCCGTACGACCCGACGACGTCCTGTCCGGTCTCCGAGCTGTGGCCGACCTGGCGCCGCCGGTCCCCGCAGCGGTGACCAGGCTGGCGCAGGGGCTTCTTGACGACGAGACCGGCACGGTGACCGACCCGCTCGCGCCCGACCGCGAGGCAGCCACGACCCCACTTGAGCACGACGGGGCCGACGCAGCCGCCGCGAAGGTGCCGGCGACGGAAGGTCCCGTGTAG